From the Elaeis guineensis isolate ETL-2024a chromosome 16, EG11, whole genome shotgun sequence genome, the window GCCCTGGAATAAGCCTTCTCCACAAGCTCCCGCACCTCAGCATCCACTACATCAGCTGTTGCCATGGAATAGTCCTTCTGAGATGACATCTGTGGGGTCAAAGGGCCAAAGAAACCAAAGTTAATATTAGCCACAATAGGCAACTCAGGGAGGAAATATTGGTAAGGCTTGAGAAATGATTTGGTAACACAAATTTTACACAAAAGTCACAGGGTTGACATGGGGCTCTCCACCACCCTATCAGGGAGCCTGGGAGTTAGATTTTAGACTGCTGTGGTGATTTATTGTGTGATATCCAATAGATCAGCACTAAAAGCTGACATGGGCATACCTGCTGACCCAGgaatgggtttccaccaggtcCCCCTATGGCTACCTGCCCAATCTTTTTGCTGAAGCCAAACCTCTCAACCATTTGCCTAGCCACACGTGAAACCTGCATGAAGTCATTTGAAGCTCCTGTTGTCACATTGTCGTTTCCAAAGATCACCTCTTCAGCCACCCTGAAAAGCAGTGAGCATAAATACATGTGATTATGCACGTTAATATTCAGTCACCAGAGCTAATAGCAAAAACTGGAGAAGGAATATTTACTTCATTTCAAAACTAACCTTCCACCAAGAGCAACGGCCATTTGGTTCTCAAGGTAACTCCTGCTATATAGTCCAGATTCAAGCCTTTCTTCACTTGGAGCAAAGAATGTTAGTCCACCAGCCTGACCTCGAGGAATGATGGAGATCTTGGCAACAGGGTCATATTCAGGCATGAGAGCGCCAACAAGGGCATGCCCAGCCTCTGCATGGTAAAAGACATGATTATTCACTAGAATTTAGGAAAAACACTAAAGGAGGAAACTTAGTTGATGATAATTTACCATGATATGCCACCAGTTTCTTCTTCTCATCTGATACGACCGCATTTTTCTTCTCAGGCCCAGCAATTATTCTCTCCAGAGCATCAGAAATCTCATCTTTACTAATCTCCTTGAGGTCACGTCTGGCTGCAAGAATAGCTGCTTCATTCATCAGGTTTTGTAGATCAGCTCCTGTGAAACCAGGAGTTCTCCTAGCAATTTTCTCAAAGTCTACATCCTTTGCAAGTGCCTTTCCTCTTGAATGCACCTGTAAAATGGAGGATGAATTTTAAATAATTCTAGCAAAATCCAAAAGAAGACAGGACCCATtagattcttaaaattttttgaaccagaagagGCCAACACTAGCATGCTACCATTACACAAGGCCACAATGCCTTGTCTATGTACATGCTACAAACCAAGAAGAAAATAAACCAGACTAATACCATATGATTATAGTGCCCAAATATTCCCATGCCCTAACTATAATATATACTGTGTGCAAATATAATATTAGCACATAAGAGGCATGCACAATTTTGTACTACTTCAGCCGACCTGTATCACTGCACATTGAATTGAATTGAGGTGCATCAAAGTGATGTATTGGAACATACCAATATATAGCAACATGAAATTATATTCTCTTTCCTGTTTAATACTTGTGCCAGGCTGCCAGCATCTTTGAGAGTCTTGCTTCTAAATGGCGGTCTACAGTTATTCTTTCTGTCGTTCTTCTGTTCACTTTAAGGCTCTACCTGTATGTGCTTCCCACAGTTCTGGCAATATGTGCAAGTCCTAGAACATGCTGCTGTTATGTAAACATATTTACCCCTTCTCTAAAAATTCACATCATGAACTTTGACCTTATTTTGTGTTGTTGGTGTGTGAATATAGTTATGAAACTGCTTGACAAGTCTCTCAAAACTATTCGCACATACATTAAACAAAAATTAGTGCATATCTAGGATAATTTATTATTCTGCATGTCTATATATTAATCAAAAACAGTTTTTAGTTTTTTAAACAAATATTGATAAGCCAGTGTGAAATTAGTTAATGTTGACAATAAATCAAATAAACCTGTGTATCTTTGTGTGTGAGTtgtgaatattttaatatactggCATATTTTACATGTAGGTGTTCATTGAATGTCAACATGCTATAGCATGATGCACATGCTGTAACATGATCTGACAAGCACAGGCTTGTAACAAGACAACCTTTCCCCTGACTATCAGTTAGCAATAGAAGAGAATAACCTTCTTACCATCCTATTATCCACGAAATGAACATACGGAAATATtattctttaagaaaaaaaaaggattacATTTTAAATTCGGTAGCACATATGAAGCCTTAAAAATTGCATTAAATTTTGCTGTTCAATCATGAAATCACGAATATTTCAAGGAATTACTGCAACAGCATAAGGAAATAACTCATGCAGACCTATCCAAAAGTAGGAAGGGTGTGCACATGAACATGGATTGATAACTCCATTATGAAGTAGGAAGTATCACCAAATCATTATGCCAAGTAACCAACTGACTTGCATATGTGCAAGTTGTGGTCATGATTACATGATTTACTCTGCACACAATTATAAAATGCATGCTCAAATACTATTTAGTCTTTCACTTAAGTTTTGTAATGTATCCAATCAATTCAGAACATAAAATGTTGCTGCACACTTGGTCAATTAAAAACAAAGCAGAGTAATCTGTTGGTGCTCAACCAAAGCATGGTAAGCAGTCTTATGTTTTCATCCATGCCAAGAATAGCTGAAGGAAATAAGCACCAAATGTAGCATAAGGTGTCAAAAACTTTGCTTATAGAGATTGGGAGGCGCTAAAGAAGTTTCATTCAAAGGAGCCCATGATTAGGAGGTGGGTTGAACCACAGGACCTTTTGGTGAAAAATAGGAAGACTGCATGACAAGGAACACATGACATCTGCCCAAGATCAAATAAACTCAAGGAATCTGACTCGACACATAGAAAAGTTATCTTAGGGAGCCTCCTGATCAACCCTCATTCTGCTGTTGAGGAGGCAAACTCCTCTCCACTATTTTTACCATTACCTAGTCAACATTATTTGCCTTAGAAGTTATTCAAAAGACTTGAGTCATTTGATTAGAGTTCGCTTCATGTATATTGCTTTGAGTAAAATTTGAAACTGATTTAGATAACTGATGCTTAAATAGAAGGGATCTCTGTTGTATAGAATGCATCTACGAAAAACAAATATTAGATGTTGAATAGTGAAAAATTTCCTGTGCCGCATTCTTTCTAGTTACATTGAATGCTTGAACAATATGTACATACAAAACAAGGAGGCATGAATTTAGAATACAACAAATCAATCTACTGTATTAGGTTCAGATGATGACCATGAGGCTTTGATTGAAATGGTCCAATATAGGATTTCTAGTTGAGAGTTGAAAGTCTCAAAATCCAAGTGTAGATGTGGAGCCAGATTCTAGAGTGGGTGAAATATTTAAAGTAGAAGATTGCTGCTACTCGGATGCTACATTGCTATATCTTCGTACTCAAGGTCAAATTCCCGAATTCGGTACTGTTCCTTATTTCACTATTTCTAGCCAAGAGGTTGAAAAAGAAGTTTTCACCTCCCTACTTTTATCAAAATTCAGGAGCAACCACATCActtaaaaattttacaaaaacACAAAATAGGCATTCCATTTGGTTATCAGCTGTCAAGTGTTAATAAGTCAATACCAAATGGAATACGGTAAAGGGCCATATCTATCCTTACATTTAGTCATATCGCCATTAGAAACTTCCCATAAGACAGACCTAACACTTTGAAACGTTCCCTCTTGTATGTTGTAGAATAAGCAGGCCTATGCTGCCCAATAGTTGATAGTATCATTAGTTTACATAGCCAATCCCCAGTTTGCAGTAGTCAAGATAGATTTCAAGATCCACATATGCAGTCTAGTGCATCCAATCCAAACATCGGTTAGTCCTTTCCTTTATCGATTCAGATCATCTTTAAGTTCATCAGTGATATTCTTTGTTGCAATAACTCCCTAATGACGGCTATAATAATCTACAAGCATATTGCTGGGTATATGAGATTCTGATAACAAAACAAGTACAGTTAAAAAAACTTATGTCTAATCTTTTGCTAAATAAAATCATGCAAACATGCAACATACTTGTGACTAAACCATCATTCGCAATTTTTACTAGTTACTGAATAATATGAAAACTAGACAAGATGTTCTACATTTCCATAGTATAGCAATGCCAAGAGAGATCCACATAGGAAATGCATTGAAGCAAGAAGGAATTCCAATTGCAAGAACACTATGAaactgggaaaaaaaaaaaaagtaatgaaAGATCCTTTCAAATGTAACTAGCTGAACATACTAACCTGCAAAATCTTGACTCTGCCGGCGACGTCAGGCCTATCGACAGTGACCTGGCGGTCAAATCGGCCAGGCCGCAGCAGAGCAGCATCAAGCACATCCGGCCTGTTGGTCGCTGCAAGAACAATGACCCCACTATTCCCCGAGAAACCATCCATTTCCGTCAAGAGCTGATTAATAGTCTGCTCCCTCTCATCATTCCCACCTCCGAGACCGGCCCCCCGCTGCCTCCCCACCGCATCAATCTCGTCGATGAAGACAATGCAGGGGGCTTTCGACTTGGCCTTCTCGAACAAATCCCGGACACGAGAAGCTCCGACTCCAACGAAGAGCTCCACGAATTCGGAGGCGGCGCACGAGAAGAAGGGCACCCCGGCCTCGCCGGCGACGGCCCGGGCCAGGAGAGTCTTTCCGGTGCCGGGAGGACCGACCAAGAGGCAGCCTTTGGGGATCTTGGCGCCCAAGGCGGTGTACTTGTCGGGGTTCTTCAAGAAGTCGACGACCTCCTGGAGCTCGAGCTTGGCCTGGTCGGCGCCGGCGACGTCGGCGAAGGTGACGCCGGTCTCCGGGACCTCTTGGAACTTAGATTTGGAGCGGCCGAAGTCCATGGGGCCACCGAGTCCCCCAGGGCCCCCGCCGGGGCCGCCCTGGGCGCggcggaagaggaagaagaggccggCGAAGGCGAGGAAAGGGAAGAGGAGGTTGCCGATGAAGGCGAAGAGGCCGTTACCGCCGTCGCCCTCGGAGACGGAGATGTCGACGCCGTTCATGGCGAGGATGTCGATAAGGTCGGGGTCGTTGGGGACGACGACGGTGGCGCGGCGGCCGTCCACAGCGGTGAGCTGGAGGGCGCCGCCGTCCTTGCTGAAGCGGACGCGCTCCACCTTGCCCTTCTTGACGGCGTTAAGGAACTCGCTGTAGCGCCACTGGGATCCCTCGGGGAGGTCCGGGGAGGACTGGGGCTTGGGGGCGGTCAAGAGGGACTGGGAGAAGGGACTCGAAGGGGGACTCGGCTTCGTGGCGGACTCCATTTGGATGGGAGGGGAGGCGGGGGGAGGGGAGAGGTCCTCGGCGAGGGCGGGGGCGAGGGGTTGTTGGTGGGCAAGGGTGGAGAGGAGGAAGGAAGCGACGGCGGCGTTGACGGAAGGCGTTAAATCGGAGTTGGAATTATTCTGGGAATTCTTGGATTTCTTATTCCAGGGAGGGAGGAGGAAGGATTGGATGGAATTGGGTCTTGTTCTGGGATGATGGAATAAGAGGGGGACAGAGGGGGTGGTTTTCGGTCTTTTGGGGCGGAGTTGGGTGCCGTAGAGACtagaagagagggagggaaggctTGTGGAAGCCATTGGTAGAGTATATTGGTGCTTTGACGGGCTCTGCTCCACCGGAGCGGGACGATGAGAGGGAGGGGTCGAGTAGGAGAAATGGGTGATGTGGGGGGTACGGGGTTTGCGGCAATAAATGTCAAAAAAGTGTGATTTGGAGCTTGGAAGGCCGAAGGAGGGTGTTGTGGGATTTGGTTCTACGTGGAGTGATCTGTGTCCGCTCGTCTTGATATTTGGAGGTTTTGGAAGGGGAAAATAGAGGATTtttagaggaggagaagagccGCGAGCGGGGAGGGGAAATTGGTAGCggagtttgtttttttttttttttttttttttgagaagaaaggATGTCAAATGGGCTACGATTCATCACTTCGAGTGGGCTGGAGCCCAACTGTTGGCTTAAAACTTCCCTCTTGTCCTTGTCCTTCTATGCTTCTGAACCACAAGCGTGTCCCTCTGAGATCTGTGTGGTTCTAGTGATGAGGACGCAGTCATTCTCAGTGTCAGTAATGTAGAATTTCTGGGCCTTCGATCCGGCCCATATTACATCTCTACTTTCGTTCATGATTACTGGACTCATAATCAAccattaggtttctaaaaattttgggtTCGTCCATTTTTGTTCTCAGAATATGATGAATTCTCCTTAAAATTGTCAGTGTCGATTATATATTTCCCATTTTTCTATCTTAATTGTTCATGGTAAATCCAGTTTTATATGATTTTCCAATGCAATTAATATTGAAATATTAGGTATCATGTAATATAATTACACGCACTTCTGTCCTAATATTCAGGCATGCCTCCTCTCTTTTCAACTATTGTCCTAAtataccaaatatatatatatatatatatatatatatatatatagctaaaGTTGTgtataacttttttattttttcctactCCATAATTTTTTGTAAGTCTTCTTATTAGTTCCTATTGATTTTAGTGGCTAAAATATTGTGAGCATGCATCGTAGAAGGGCTCTCATTATGATAATTCGTTAATATTCCTTTCGAGCATTAGTATTGAAAAATCTCTCCTACATTAATTAATTATATGTTCTTTTATCTAATAGATTATATAAAGTTGCCTTCCCTGTTGTATTGGATCGAAAACAAATTTACAGGTAATTGCTTTTCATACAAATGAATTtcttgatgatttctaaaacaattaaagtattattattattattattattatatatatatatatatagtcgtcCCACTACTTCAAGTGAAACATAACTAACTGAATCTCTGGAGAAGAAAATGATTTCTTGCCCATAATTCACAATGTATTTCTGTCTAAAAGTGGAGTATTTAAGGAACCATCCATCAGCAACTTCTCTTTTCCATGCATGCCTATCCAGGTGGTAATATGAACGCAAGAACTTGCCAGTAGTAAGTAGATTGAGTCTGATCTAGCTTTCAATCATGCACCTTCTAGTTGATTTATTGATCACCTTCTTACATCAATTGACTTATTGATTTTAGAGCTGCACTCAAGTAGATCACCATTCAAATATAGCCAAGTTTATATGATGAAAGTCTTATATTAACGATCTAAGCTATTAAATATGATCTTCTATTTTTAGACTACTTACATACAAAAGATCATATAATTTAAAGACTATCAgcgatcaaaaatatatatatatttttatattacttATACTATCCTTATATTCCGATCGAGGTTTGCCTTATCTAAATAGAGATCCAATCAAATGCAACaaaatcaatctctctctctctctctctctctctctctatatatatatatatatatatgtgtgtgtgtgtgtgtgtgtgtgtgtgtgtgtgtgtgaatgtaTCTGTGTGTGCATCATGACT encodes:
- the LOC105059689 gene encoding ATP-dependent zinc metalloprotease FTSH 1, chloroplastic, with product MASTSLPSLSSSLYGTQLRPKRPKTTPSVPLLFHHPRTRPNSIQSFLLPPWNKKSKNSQNNSNSDLTPSVNAAVASFLLSTLAHQQPLAPALAEDLSPPPASPPIQMESATKPSPPSSPFSQSLLTAPKPQSSPDLPEGSQWRYSEFLNAVKKGKVERVRFSKDGGALQLTAVDGRRATVVVPNDPDLIDILAMNGVDISVSEGDGGNGLFAFIGNLLFPFLAFAGLFFLFRRAQGGPGGGPGGLGGPMDFGRSKSKFQEVPETGVTFADVAGADQAKLELQEVVDFLKNPDKYTALGAKIPKGCLLVGPPGTGKTLLARAVAGEAGVPFFSCAASEFVELFVGVGASRVRDLFEKAKSKAPCIVFIDEIDAVGRQRGAGLGGGNDEREQTINQLLTEMDGFSGNSGVIVLAATNRPDVLDAALLRPGRFDRQVTVDRPDVAGRVKILQVHSRGKALAKDVDFEKIARRTPGFTGADLQNLMNEAAILAARRDLKEISKDEISDALERIIAGPEKKNAVVSDEKKKLVAYHEAGHALVGALMPEYDPVAKISIIPRGQAGGLTFFAPSEERLESGLYSRSYLENQMAVALGGRVAEEVIFGNDNVTTGASNDFMQVSRVARQMVERFGFSKKIGQVAIGGPGGNPFLGQQMSSQKDYSMATADVVDAEVRELVEKAYSRAKQIMTDNIDILHKLAQLLIEKETVDGEEFMSLFIDGKAELYVA